A section of the Candidatus Hydrogenedentota bacterium genome encodes:
- the yajC gene encoding preprotein translocase subunit YajC codes for MIVAMVAIFYFLMIRPNTKRERERQSMLSSLSKGDAVVTAGGIHGTIVGITEKSVVLRVSDDPPVKMEFQRSSISRVMPKDSGNGDE; via the coding sequence ATGATTGTCGCCATGGTTGCGATTTTCTATTTCCTGATGATTCGCCCCAATACCAAACGGGAAAGAGAGCGCCAGTCCATGCTCTCGAGTCTTTCCAAAGGCGATGCGGTTGTGACTGCCGGAGGCATCCATGGGACCATCGTCGGAATCACCGAAAAATCGGTCGTGCTGCGCGTCAGTGACGACCCGCCCGTGAAGATGGAGTTCCAGCGGAGTTCCATTTCACGGGTAATGCCCAAAGATTCCGGCAATGGTGACGAGTAA
- the tgt gene encoding tRNA guanosine(34) transglycosylase Tgt has protein sequence MDCAVTFEVEARDPGCGARAGRLHTPHGPVETPVFMPVGTQASVKAVTQEELRALGAQIILANAYHLYLRPGTELLEDAGGLHRFMGWDRAILTDSGGFQLFSLAELSTVLPEGVTFQSHIDGSRHTLTPESAVDVQIAIGADIMMCLDECTGYPVGEDVAAESMRMTAEWAARCRQRWVEREAANQALFGIIQGSTFEHLRRESVERTLALDFPGYAIGGVSVGEGKETMVRAVEWTAPLLPEEKPRYLMGVGPPEDILDAVERGVDMFDCVMPTRNARNGCLFTSQGKLNIRNQKYQRDFGPLDPACRCPVCASYSRAYLRHLYMAREILSLRLNTLHNLFFMLHLSAAMREAIRAGRFGEFKASFLQDYQA, from the coding sequence ATGGATTGCGCGGTTACATTCGAAGTCGAGGCCAGGGACCCGGGCTGTGGGGCGCGGGCGGGCCGCCTTCACACCCCTCACGGCCCCGTCGAGACGCCCGTGTTCATGCCCGTGGGCACGCAGGCGTCCGTAAAAGCCGTTACCCAGGAGGAACTGCGCGCTCTCGGAGCGCAGATCATTCTCGCCAACGCTTACCACCTCTATTTGCGCCCGGGGACCGAGCTCCTCGAAGACGCGGGCGGATTGCACCGGTTCATGGGCTGGGACCGGGCCATTTTGACCGACTCCGGCGGGTTTCAACTGTTCAGTCTCGCGGAATTGAGCACAGTCTTGCCCGAGGGGGTAACGTTTCAGAGTCACATTGACGGTTCCCGCCACACGCTGACTCCCGAGAGCGCCGTGGACGTGCAGATCGCCATCGGCGCCGACATCATGATGTGCCTGGATGAATGCACGGGGTACCCCGTCGGCGAGGACGTGGCGGCGGAGTCCATGCGCATGACCGCCGAGTGGGCGGCGCGATGCAGACAGCGCTGGGTCGAGCGCGAGGCGGCGAATCAAGCGCTGTTCGGCATAATCCAGGGCAGCACGTTCGAGCATCTGCGCCGCGAGAGCGTCGAACGCACCCTGGCCCTCGATTTTCCGGGCTACGCCATCGGGGGGGTCAGCGTGGGCGAAGGCAAGGAAACCATGGTGCGCGCCGTGGAATGGACCGCCCCGCTGCTTCCTGAGGAAAAGCCCCGTTACCTCATGGGGGTTGGGCCGCCGGAGGACATCCTCGACGCGGTCGAGCGCGGGGTGGACATGTTTGACTGCGTCATGCCCACGCGCAATGCGCGCAACGGCTGCCTGTTCACGTCGCAGGGTAAACTCAACATCAGAAACCAGAAATACCAGCGCGATTTCGGGCCGTTGGACCCTGCGTGCCGGTGCCCGGTGTGCGCGTCTTACAGCAGGGCCTATCTGCGGCACCTGTACATGGCGCGTGAGATATTGTCGCTTCGGCTGAATACTTTACACAACCTTTTCTTTATGCTACACTTATCCGCTGCGATGCGCGAGGCAATCCGCGCCGGACGCTTTGGCGAGTTCAAGGCCTCCTTCCTCCAGGATTACCAGGCCTGA
- a CDS encoding sialidase family protein: MREVMLCVLATVTGVAGAAAAQEPALWLNPLCQTLELPYNGPFEQLDDGTLLVIDRNVLRKSTDGGSTWEDVSGEITPGLDINYGGHPGQFLQTRNGTVVVAYLDFTNYVFSWNDEKAAPNPECRLELWAIRSTDGGKTWTDKQQLLPGYNADFMGFIQLESGRLVATVEHLDPDLCRWVVMSFFSDDEGKSWQHGNVIDLGGHGHHDGAVEPCVAPLSDGRLLMFIRTGLGQFWYAYSEDGGKYWRTIKPSGIDASSAPGWVERLKSGRLVFVWNRSKLEGAEKTTSFWSGQAHEVPAPGHREELSIAFSEDDGQSWTAPVVLMRVPNGQLAYPYVLERTPGELWVMTRYTFLEGGKPAPPVKVRILEKDFVKPRE, encoded by the coding sequence ATGCGAGAGGTCATGCTGTGTGTGTTGGCAACGGTGACAGGCGTTGCGGGGGCGGCTGCCGCCCAGGAACCGGCGCTGTGGCTGAATCCGCTGTGCCAGACGCTCGAGCTTCCCTACAACGGCCCGTTCGAGCAGCTCGACGACGGCACGCTGCTGGTCATCGACAGAAACGTGTTGCGCAAGAGTACCGACGGCGGTTCGACGTGGGAGGACGTCAGCGGCGAGATTACTCCGGGGCTCGACATCAACTACGGCGGCCACCCCGGCCAGTTTCTGCAGACCCGCAACGGGACCGTCGTCGTGGCGTATCTTGATTTCACCAACTACGTTTTCAGTTGGAACGACGAGAAGGCCGCACCGAATCCCGAGTGCCGCCTGGAACTTTGGGCCATCCGCAGCACCGACGGCGGAAAGACCTGGACCGATAAACAGCAGCTGTTGCCGGGCTACAACGCCGATTTCATGGGCTTCATCCAGCTCGAGTCGGGCCGGTTGGTGGCCACGGTCGAACATCTCGATCCGGACCTGTGCCGCTGGGTGGTCATGTCGTTCTTCTCGGACGACGAAGGCAAATCCTGGCAGCACGGCAACGTCATCGACCTCGGCGGGCACGGCCACCACGACGGCGCGGTCGAGCCGTGCGTCGCCCCGCTGAGCGATGGACGGCTCCTCATGTTCATCCGCACGGGATTGGGCCAGTTCTGGTACGCCTACTCGGAGGACGGCGGCAAGTATTGGCGGACCATCAAGCCGAGCGGCATCGATGCCAGCAGTGCGCCGGGCTGGGTCGAACGGCTCAAGAGCGGCCGCCTGGTCTTTGTCTGGAACCGTTCGAAACTCGAGGGCGCCGAAAAGACGACCTCGTTCTGGAGCGGCCAGGCTCATGAAGTGCCGGCGCCCGGCCACCGCGAAGAGCTGTCCATCGCTTTCTCCGAAGATGACGGCCAGAGCTGGACAGCGCCCGTCGTGCTGATGCGCGTGCCGAACGGCCAGTTGGCGTACCCGTACGTTCTCGAACGCACCCCGGGCGAGTTATGGGTGATGACCCGCTACACCTTCCTCGAAGGCGGCAAGCCGGCCCCGCCCGTCAAGGTCCGCATTCTCGAGAAGGATTTCGTTAAACCCAGGGAATAG
- a CDS encoding glycosyltransferase family 2 protein gives MHDLTVLTLVPNAGDRLARCLESVQWANDIFCVIDPKTTDGSDAVAREYTEHVCAHEYVNAAAQRNWAIPQIETEWTLVLDADEWVSPELAARIQEVIKDPGSCDGYDVKRMSYFMGRLMRRCGWERDYNVRLFRTKKGRYLDRRVHSKVVVDGTMGRLDEVMYHDTYRDFDEYFETFQRFTTWGAEDLFEKGKRASLFDLTLRPASRFLKMYVIRRGFLDGYHGAVLSMLGAFSVFMKYAKLWHLGRTEAGSRPPGNPGRGCGD, from the coding sequence GTGCATGACCTGACTGTCCTTACTCTGGTGCCAAACGCGGGAGACCGCCTGGCGCGCTGTCTCGAGAGCGTCCAGTGGGCAAACGACATCTTCTGTGTGATCGACCCGAAGACCACCGACGGGTCTGACGCGGTCGCGCGGGAATATACCGAGCACGTCTGTGCTCACGAATACGTGAACGCGGCCGCTCAGCGCAATTGGGCTATCCCGCAGATCGAAACCGAGTGGACCCTCGTCCTGGACGCCGACGAATGGGTCTCGCCCGAACTGGCGGCGCGCATCCAGGAAGTCATCAAGGACCCCGGCAGTTGCGACGGGTACGACGTGAAGCGGATGTCTTATTTCATGGGCCGCTTGATGCGGCGTTGCGGATGGGAGCGCGACTACAATGTGCGGCTGTTTCGCACGAAGAAGGGCCGCTACCTCGACCGCCGCGTCCATTCGAAGGTCGTGGTCGACGGAACCATGGGCCGGCTCGACGAGGTGATGTATCACGACACCTACCGTGATTTCGACGAGTATTTCGAGACGTTTCAGCGATTCACCACGTGGGGCGCCGAGGACCTTTTCGAGAAGGGCAAACGCGCGTCGCTGTTCGATCTGACGCTCCGCCCCGCATCGCGCTTCCTCAAGATGTACGTCATTCGGAGGGGATTTCTTGACGGATACCACGGCGCCGTGCTCAGCATGCTCGGCGCCTTCTCGGTTTTCATGAAATACGCGAAACTGTGGCATTTGGGCAGAACCGAGGCCGGTTCCCGTCCGCCGGGAAACCCCGGCAGAGGTTGCGGGGATTGA
- the ilvB gene encoding biosynthetic-type acetolactate synthase large subunit, which yields MSTARNRTHKLAGAEMSGAETIIQVCADEGVDTIFGYSGGAILPTYDAIFRYNQMRNAKEQIRLIVPANEQGAGFMAAGYARASGKVGVLMVTSGPGATNTVTPIRDCMADSIPVVMISGQVPCAAIGSDAFQEAPVFNIMSACSKHVFLCKDPGKLEETMRTAFKLARSGRPGPVVVDVPKDVQNAVQPFKGAGYLTFRGYEQRMAALSASRISKEHAAKFFKMLEGSARPLIYAGGGVITANAAMELRKFAKRFNIPVVTTLMGIGSMDTADELSLHMLGMHGTAYANYAVEDCDFLLAVGARFDDRVAGKVDAFAPRAKHMAHIDIDAAEIGKVKAVDWAHVGCAKQALQDLLAHGRRFKKDFSRWVNYVNVLKKKHHLNYDRESKLIQPYEVIEFLNEITQGEAIVCTGVGQHQMWSAQYCRLHHPRSFITSGSMGTMGFGLPASIGAQVASPGRTVIDIDGDGSIRMNLGELETLTTYNVPVKILLLNNLGDGMVRQWQSMYFGERYSGTDKSLHRKDFVKAAEADGFTFAQRLTKRTDMKKVLKKFVTHNGPALLEVMIDPYAKVFPMVGPGLGYGEMITGEFIVPRETPPKEQRTEETDMMRIPELF from the coding sequence ATGAGCACCGCAAGAAACCGCACACACAAACTCGCCGGCGCCGAGATGAGCGGCGCCGAGACCATCATTCAGGTGTGCGCGGACGAAGGGGTCGACACCATATTCGGCTATAGCGGCGGCGCCATTTTGCCAACGTACGACGCCATCTTCCGCTACAACCAGATGCGGAACGCAAAAGAACAGATCCGGCTTATCGTGCCGGCAAACGAACAGGGGGCGGGGTTCATGGCGGCGGGGTATGCCCGGGCCAGCGGCAAGGTGGGCGTGCTCATGGTTACGTCGGGTCCCGGCGCGACAAATACCGTGACCCCCATTCGCGACTGCATGGCGGATTCCATTCCCGTAGTCATGATCAGCGGGCAGGTGCCCTGCGCGGCCATTGGAAGCGATGCGTTCCAGGAAGCGCCGGTATTCAATATCATGAGCGCGTGTTCGAAACACGTGTTCTTGTGCAAAGACCCCGGCAAACTTGAAGAGACCATGCGCACGGCGTTCAAGCTCGCCCGCAGCGGGAGGCCCGGACCCGTTGTCGTCGATGTGCCGAAAGACGTGCAGAACGCCGTCCAGCCCTTCAAAGGCGCCGGATACCTGACCTTCCGCGGGTACGAGCAGCGGATGGCCGCACTGAGTGCTTCGCGCATTTCAAAGGAGCATGCCGCCAAGTTTTTCAAGATGCTCGAAGGCAGTGCCCGGCCCCTGATCTACGCCGGGGGAGGCGTCATAACCGCCAACGCCGCCATGGAACTTCGAAAGTTCGCAAAACGCTTCAACATCCCCGTCGTCACCACCTTGATGGGGATCGGCAGCATGGATACGGCCGACGAACTCTCTCTTCACATGCTCGGAATGCACGGCACGGCGTACGCCAACTACGCCGTCGAGGACTGCGACTTTCTGCTGGCCGTCGGCGCGCGGTTCGACGACCGCGTAGCGGGCAAGGTGGACGCATTTGCGCCCAGAGCCAAGCACATGGCGCACATCGACATCGACGCTGCCGAGATTGGAAAGGTGAAGGCGGTCGATTGGGCGCACGTCGGCTGCGCCAAACAGGCCCTTCAGGACCTGCTCGCCCACGGCAGGCGCTTCAAGAAGGATTTCTCGAGATGGGTGAACTACGTTAATGTGCTGAAGAAGAAGCACCACCTCAACTATGACCGCGAAAGCAAGCTGATTCAGCCGTACGAGGTGATCGAGTTTCTCAACGAGATCACCCAGGGCGAAGCCATCGTGTGCACGGGAGTGGGCCAGCATCAGATGTGGTCCGCCCAGTATTGCCGGCTGCACCATCCCCGTTCCTTCATCACCTCGGGCAGCATGGGCACCATGGGATTTGGGCTGCCCGCATCTATCGGCGCGCAGGTGGCGTCTCCCGGCCGAACCGTTATCGATATCGACGGCGACGGCAGTATCCGGATGAACCTGGGCGAGCTCGAGACGCTCACCACCTACAATGTGCCGGTCAAAATACTGCTTCTGAACAATCTCGGCGACGGCATGGTGCGGCAATGGCAGTCCATGTACTTCGGCGAGCGTTACTCGGGCACCGACAAGTCCCTTCACCGGAAAGATTTCGTTAAAGCCGCCGAGGCGGACGGTTTCACCTTTGCCCAGCGCCTCACCAAACGCACCGACATGAAGAAGGTGCTGAAAAAGTTCGTGACCCACAACGGCCCGGCGCTCCTCGAGGTCATGATCGATCCGTACGCCAAAGTGTTCCCGATGGTCGGCCCCGGGCTGGGCTACGGAGAGATGATCACCGGCGAATTCATTGTCCCGCGCGAAACGCCCCCCAAAGAACAGCGAACCGAAGAAACCGACATGATGAGAATCCCCGAGTTGTTCTGA
- a CDS encoding 30S ribosomal protein S1: protein MAEERKQPTDAQEVQQTAMDAAQAVENPDEGMETFSIEQMEAFYDKSIASFKEGEVVRGRIVETTDDFVLVDIGYKSEGAIPIYEFPDPSSIIIGEEFDVYIEQPEDDDGMPVLSKTKADKIKNWAHIQEVYERDGVIEGRIVRRVKGGLKVDIGVDAFMPASQLTWRPTSDLDRFIGATMEVKIIKLTKRRRNVVVSRRKLLEEQRAGEKARLLSTIEVGQIIPGEVKNITDFGAFVDVGGIDGLLHVTDMSWGRVKHPSQVVSVGDKIQVMVLNFDPDSERISLGLKQKTENPWKTATDRYPIGGVVRGRVVSMTDYGAFVQLEDGIEGMVHVSEMSWTRRVRHPNEVMSLDQQVDVMVLNVDPEAEKIALGLKQTLPNPWREIEERYPVNSTVTGTVRNLTDYGAFVEIEEGIDALLHVSDISWTKKVNHPSEMLERGQQIRVKILSIDPNNEKISVGLKQLESDPWQSVVERTPIGAHVEVEIAKLVSFGAFAKLDNGVEGLIHVSELSDERVQKPEEVLNVGDTVLAKVISIDPVERKIGLSIREYKRDIEQGITSEYAASGTASVSIGEVLGDAVPKSLLRGALDPSEAANELLKEDSAGAPQASQPEPSAEAPAETDSGAEPSAVEEENTKES, encoded by the coding sequence ATGGCAGAAGAACGGAAACAACCCACGGATGCACAAGAGGTGCAGCAAACGGCGATGGACGCGGCCCAGGCCGTCGAAAACCCCGACGAGGGCATGGAAACCTTCTCGATAGAGCAGATGGAGGCTTTCTATGACAAGTCGATCGCCAGCTTCAAAGAGGGGGAGGTCGTACGCGGCCGGATTGTAGAGACGACAGACGATTTCGTGCTGGTCGACATCGGGTACAAGAGCGAGGGGGCGATCCCCATCTATGAATTCCCTGACCCGTCGAGCATCATCATCGGCGAAGAATTTGACGTGTATATCGAGCAACCCGAAGACGACGACGGGATGCCGGTCCTGTCGAAGACCAAGGCCGACAAAATAAAGAACTGGGCGCATATCCAGGAAGTCTATGAGCGCGACGGGGTCATCGAAGGCCGAATCGTTCGCCGGGTGAAAGGTGGCCTCAAGGTGGACATCGGCGTGGACGCGTTCATGCCGGCCAGCCAGTTGACCTGGCGGCCCACGAGCGACCTCGACCGCTTCATTGGCGCTACGATGGAAGTCAAGATCATCAAGCTGACGAAACGGCGCCGCAACGTGGTGGTCAGCCGCCGCAAGCTCCTCGAAGAGCAGCGCGCGGGCGAGAAGGCCAGACTGTTGTCGACCATCGAGGTCGGACAGATCATCCCGGGCGAAGTCAAGAACATCACCGATTTCGGGGCGTTTGTTGACGTTGGCGGCATCGACGGCCTGTTGCACGTGACCGACATGTCCTGGGGCCGGGTGAAACACCCGTCGCAGGTGGTCTCCGTCGGCGACAAGATTCAGGTGATGGTGTTGAACTTCGACCCCGATTCGGAGCGCATAAGCCTGGGTCTGAAGCAGAAGACCGAGAATCCGTGGAAGACCGCGACCGACCGCTATCCCATCGGCGGCGTCGTGCGCGGGAGAGTGGTCAGCATGACCGACTACGGCGCGTTCGTCCAGCTCGAGGATGGGATCGAGGGCATGGTCCACGTCAGCGAAATGAGCTGGACCCGCCGCGTGCGGCATCCCAACGAGGTGATGAGTCTCGATCAGCAAGTCGACGTAATGGTGCTCAACGTGGATCCCGAAGCGGAGAAGATCGCGTTGGGTCTCAAGCAGACGCTGCCGAACCCGTGGCGCGAAATTGAGGAGCGGTACCCGGTCAATTCGACGGTTACGGGGACCGTCCGCAACCTCACCGATTATGGCGCGTTTGTCGAAATCGAGGAGGGGATCGACGCGCTGCTGCACGTGAGCGATATTTCCTGGACGAAGAAGGTGAACCACCCGTCCGAGATGCTCGAGCGCGGTCAGCAGATCCGGGTGAAGATTCTCAGCATCGACCCCAACAACGAGAAGATCAGTGTCGGCCTGAAACAGCTTGAATCGGATCCGTGGCAGTCTGTCGTCGAACGGACGCCTATCGGCGCCCACGTGGAAGTCGAGATCGCCAAGCTGGTGAGTTTCGGCGCGTTCGCGAAGCTCGACAACGGGGTCGAGGGTCTGATTCACGTGAGCGAGTTGTCCGATGAGCGCGTTCAAAAGCCGGAGGAGGTCCTCAATGTAGGGGATACCGTGCTGGCGAAAGTCATCAGCATCGATCCGGTCGAGCGCAAGATCGGCCTGAGCATCCGTGAATACAAGCGCGACATCGAGCAGGGCATCACGTCCGAGTACGCCGCCAGCGGCACCGCATCGGTGAGTATAGGCGAGGTTCTGGGCGACGCCGTGCCCAAATCGCTGTTGCGTGGCGCGCTGGACCCCAGCGAGGCGGCCAATGAACTGCTGAAAGAGGATAGCGCGGGCGCCCCGCAGGCCTCGCAGCCAGAGCCTTCGGCGGAAGCCCCGGCCGAGACCGACTCCGGCGCGGAACCTTCCGCTGTTGAAGAGGAAAACACCAAGGAATCCTGA